A section of the Jaculus jaculus isolate mJacJac1 chromosome 6, mJacJac1.mat.Y.cur, whole genome shotgun sequence genome encodes:
- the LOC123453213 gene encoding CGG triplet repeat-binding protein 1, producing MERFVVTAPPARNRSKTALYVTPLDRVTEFGGELHEDGGKLFCTSCNVVLNHVRKSAISDHLKSKTHTKRKAEFEEQNVRKKQRPLTASLQCNSTAQTEKVSVIQDFVKMCLEANIPLEKADHPAVRAFLSRHVKNGGSIPKSDQLRRAYLPDGYENENQLLNSQDC from the coding sequence ATGGAACGATTTGTAGTAACGGCACCACCTGCTCGTAATCGTTCTAAGACTGCTTTGTATGTGACACCCCTGGATCGAGTCACTGAATTTGGAGGTGAGCTCCACGAAGACGGAGGAAAACTCTTCTGCACGTCTTGCAATGTGGTTCTGAATCATGTCCGCAAGTCTGCCATTAGTGACCACCTCAAGTCAAAGACTCATACCAAGAGGAAGGCGGAATTTGAAGAGCAGAAcgtgaggaagaagcagaggccACTCACTGCGTCTCTCCAGTGCAACAGTACTGCACAAACAGAGAAAGTCAGTGTTATCCAGGACTTTGTGAAAATGTGCCTGGAAGCCAACATCCCCCTGGAGAAGGCCGATCATCCAGCAGTTCGTGCTTTCCTGTCTCGCCATGTGAAGAATGGAGGCTCCATACCTAAGTCAGACCAGCTGAGGAGAGCGTATCTGCCTGATGGCTATGAGAATGAGAATCAGCTCCTCAACTCACAAGATTGTTGA